In one Cyclopterus lumpus isolate fCycLum1 chromosome 24, fCycLum1.pri, whole genome shotgun sequence genomic region, the following are encoded:
- the casp8ap2 gene encoding CASP8-associated protein 2, whose amino-acid sequence MDNMDTNDSSGLFVPDANEDSVDIYDGLDITFSSNAEKASPMASQLKESMDLYEEIVTEEQQSRETSYSELKSRLQAAQNQINELRRRVEQMQMQNTGLNTENFRLKKNISALLQTARLEVTRKDAEIQRLNQQSNKRHHHHQSHVTNLRDQKSSSQRSMSRPPPPSCPPPPSCPLPSSCPPPSSCPPPSSCPPPSSCPPPSSCPLPSSCPPPSSCPLPSSCPPPPSCPPPSSCPPPPSCPPPSSCPLPPSCPPPPSCPPPPSCPPPPSCPPPPSCPPPPSCPPPSSCPPPPSCPPPPSCPPPPSCPPPPSCPPPSSCPPPPSCPPPPLPAPSCPLRTLPASPPREDHPPSYPLQPPRKESNLPGGSSRKSGSSSSTRHTESDKRKSKHRDEKYQKLPEPTDRRYRSVSDPNKDSSAPDKNRSHKDTERRYDSRSCKSKPRSDRSKSPPPENAVPPDDKKGSRSRERRRDAVKMSTSDSDHSVTHSSKEGHSRDHRKVKMSDGHVRRSDSKDRKRSSSYQHAERGREFSKERGGDRLPKDYERKEDRRHEDKVSRKHKRSTSREREKARSKESDRGKVDIGSKERREKTHVAINRSSEDPNIPEKITVEENSPNRKLCFMETLNLTLSPIKKPVLPFDDSQADLTPADMEVGDEPEDESSQPNIEDMCVIDEVNSSELEAGSGDLAEESSRTPKSSKRARERCEDVKAVQRKEGNTSAAPAANEQLGDNSAQTTSARSQRPDAAENRMTVQLTPTSPPVSSLKATVVSRNREAKLASDSQGDDCGPLEASNGDAATSGSVHKRHMGNSSQKVSPGYNKVMSVFVEDPIVPDPSVELKCSTPKAAGQKSLPADSGEEDSPLRKTHAAEAVADEANRGSEQIPPTILPQDCRRGPCPPASVSSHKKDASRLQGGLKDAEAVSSTISLDSLPQEGLSLPEAIYVLTRANEDSNDSSSIAAEPSSSTGCIGVSKVSSTTGEPAAAEKYAGLAFTPKKSFIPRKSRQNNVEPSSSMPLLHDEDSMMNTLSNLKRIPDVISPLRSPIRITKRSHLHLHGKPSHVKSLQKDFSSSPVDANSKKLDVNKENKYPGSPANHDAQTPVDKESDPPSSRSDNDLEDGEILSESDEAAGGSPVPATKRAKLAPPVGNKPSPKNLLKRKSEAKSVAIKETPGVSTRSPKSRFKTVCPAASKASFSSTEEVMGTFKAVRAEIRKKYMKLHKTFPKKSFYGVMENFQESFLEFVDGAHFGQICGKAEELKSNLKKLIASVFGNVSNNGIVKRIFEQQAVDLKQKLWDFVDVQLDYLFKHIHMTLKSLCKPARAQPEDDRTSGNEKVSRQPPAKRPQCQQAEAKLASASMHRTRPGAVVPYKTGLGSRGKDIRIPRIERDRRVDPRPTSNPDTQTVAAFLPPKNIHSTPEKKSNVPSLVASQNGSLLDKTDFELLTEQQASSLTFNLVRDTQMGEIFKCLLQGSDLLETGGIAGDGTAWALGTPRKDGERLIGITTPTKFDSPSKLLSPIKFDTPSKLIATWASISPRRLVSPRSRGRIQLNPALFDESCMLEVPSVSRASLQSCSAAQRTYSILAEDLAVSLTIPSPLKSDSHLSFLQPSSMRLMSTPDSVISAHISEDALLDGEDASEQDIHLALDTDNSSCCSSRSSRSSSSSSEVLATPFVFKPELPMQALVMEKSNDHFIVKIRKATTGADTTLTADDSLNGTLTEEGHGGDDAGAKDDGGLFWGGQAVADADVTLTEESLHEKDSSTRQHTSEDSQKRTNPPKATSDNRLHNGFQSPDHFSGRVSRAASREEIAVTAGENARRREDATTRPGPSKAFSSKRRERMSGSESASDNSPRGPAGGLETNRGSQVSPSHASGSEGDEAAGRSDKGRKLRRRQENSRSKRFRKEEEEDAEEVVVSDCKRDGGESKSSPASLSPNSLSAKNVVWKKGEVVVAWTRDEDRAILIDLKIKGASRETFSGLSEKLNKPSEQIAYRFNQLMKLFKKQEKMDP is encoded by the exons ATGGACAACATGGACACCAACGACAGCTCTGGTc TCTTTGTACCTGATGCCAATGAGGATTCTGTGGACATCTATGATGGCCTAGATATCACTTTTAGCAGCAATGCAG AGAAGGCATCCCCGATGGCGTCTCAGCTGAAAGAATCGATGGATCTTTATGAAGAAATTGTCACAGAGgaacagcagagcagagagacgTCGTACTCTGAG ttgAAGTCCAGACTCCAAGCGGCTCAAAACCAAATTAATGAGTTACGCAGGAGAGTGGAGCAGATGCAGATGCAG AATACAGGGTTGAACACTGAGAACTTCCGTCTCAAAAAGAACATCTCTGCACTTTTACAAACCGCAAGACTAGAGGTGACTCGAAAAGATGCTGAGATTCAGAGGTTGAACCAACA atCAAACAAacgtcaccatcatcaccaatcTCACGTTACTAATCTGCGGGATCAAAAATCTTCCAGTCAGCGCTCCATGAGTAGGCCTCCGCCACCCTCTTGTCCTCCGCCACCCTCCTGTCCTCTACCATCCTCTTGTCCTCCGCCATCCTCTTGTCCTCCGCCATCCTCTTGTCCTCCGCCATCCTCTTGTCCTCCGCCATCCTCTTGTCCTCTACCATCCTCTTGTCCTCCGccatcctcttgtcctctgccatcctcctgtcctccgccaccctcctgtcctccgccatcctcctgtcctccgccaccctcctgtcctccgccatcctcttgtcctctgccaccctcctgtcctccaccaccctcttgTCCTCCGCCACCCTCTTGTCCTCCGCCACCCTCCTGTCCTCCGCCACCCTCCTGTCCTCCGCCACCCTCCTGTCCTCCGCCATCCTCTTGTCCTCCGCCACCCTCCTGtcctccaccaccctcttgTCCTCCGCCACCCTCTTGTCCTCCGCCACCCTCCTGTCCTCCGCCATCCTCTTGTCCTCCGCCACCCTCCTGTCCACCGCCgccacttcctgctccatcCTGTCCTCTTCGGACTTTACCAGCTTCACCTCCCAGGGAGGATCATCCTCCAAGCTATCCTCTTCAACCTCCCAGGAAAGAAAGCAATCTGCCCGGCGGATCCAGCAGGAAGTCCGGTAGCAGTTCATCAACCCGACACACTGAATCAGACAAGCGCAAGTCCAAGCACAGAGACGAAAAATATCAAAAACTACCTGAGCCAACAGATAGGAGATATAGAAGTGTTTCAGATCCCAACAAGGACAGTTCTGCCCCTGACAAAAACAGGtctcacaaagacacagaaagaagaTATGACTCCAGATCATGTAAAAGCAAGCCCAGATCAGACCGGTCTAAAAGTCCTCCACCAGAGAATGCAGTTCCCCCTGATGACAAGAAAGGGAGCCGAAGTCGGGAACGTAGGCGCGATGCAGTCAAAATGTCCACATCAGACTCTGACCATAGCGTCACTCACAGCTCTAAAGAGGGCCACAGCCGAGATCATAGAAAAGTCAAGATGAGTGATGGACATGTCCGACGTTCAGACTCAAAGGACCGGAAAAGATCGTCTTCATATCAACATGCTGAGCGCGGCAGGGAGTTCTccaaagagaggggaggggacaGGCTTCCCAAGGATTATGAAAGGAAGGAGGACAGGCGACATGAAGATAAAGTCAGCAGAAAGCACAAGAGGAGCACAAGCAGGGAACGCGAGAAAGCGAGATCAAAAGAATCCGACCGGGGTAAAGTGGACATCGGTAGTAAGGAAAGACGAGAAAAGACACACGTGGCCATAAATAGATCATCCGAAGATCCAAATATCCCTGAGAAAATCACTGTGGAGGAAAACAGTCCAAACAGGAAGCTGTGTTTCATGGAGACATTGAACCTGACCCTTTCGCCAATTAAGAAGCCAGTGTTGCCCTTCGACGACAGCCAGGCTGACCTCACACCAGCGGACATGGAAGTTGGAGACGAACCAGAAGATGAGAGCTCGCAGCCCAACATTGAGGACATGTGTGTGATCGATGAAGTGAACAGCAGTGAATTAGAAGCAGGGTCGGGGGATTTGGCGGAAGAATCCTCGCGCACTCCAAAAAGTTCCAAAAGGGCACGCGAGAGATGCGAGGATGTGAAAGCTGTCCAGCGAAAGGAAGGAAACACGAGTGCCGCTCCTGCTGCTAACGAGCAACTTGGAGACAATTCAGCTCAAACTACCTCAGCCCGTAGCCAACGCCCAGACGCTGCGGAGAATCGGATGACCGTGCAACTCACACCAACCTCACCACCGGTCAGTTCTCTAAAAGCGACAGTTGTCTCAAGAAATCGTGAGGCCAAGCTCGCCTCAGACAGCCAGGGAGATGATTGTGGACCCCTGGAGGCTTCAAATGGTGACGCTGCCACGTCCGGAAGCGTTCATAAACGCCACATGGGCAATTCTTCACAAAAAGTAAGTCCTGGATATAATAAGGTTATGTCTGTTTTTGTTGAAGACCCCATTGTGCCTGATCCAAGTGTGGAGCTGAAGTGTAGTACTCCTAAAGCCGCAGGACAGAAAAGCCTCCCCGCGGATTCAGGCGAAGAAGATTCACCCTTAAGGAAAACGCATGCAGCTGAAGCCGTCGCTGACGAGGCCAACCGCGGAAGTGAGCAAATTCCTCCCACTATTCTACCTCAGGACTGCCGGCGCGGACCGTGTCCTCCTGCGTCCGTTTCCAGTCACAAGAAGGACGCCTCTCGCTTGCAAGGCGGTCTTAAAGACGCAGAGGCTGTATCCAGTACAATAAGCCTCGACTCCCTTCCACAGGAAGGGCTGAGTCTGCCTGAGGCCATTTACGTTTTAACACGGGCAAATGAAGACAGCAATGACAGCAGTAGCATCGCTGCCGAGCCGAGCTCTTCTACCGGCTGCATCGGCGTGTCTAAAGTCAGCAGCACGACGGGGGAGCCGGCGGCGGCGGAGAAGTACGCCGGCCTCGCCTTCACGCCTAAAAAGAGCTTCATTCCCCGAAAGAGTCGCCAGAACAACGTCGAGCCGTCCAGCTCGATGCCGCTACTTCACGATGAGGACTCCATGATGAACACGCTGAGCAATCTGAAGAGGATCCCCGATGTCATCAGCCCTCTGAGGAGCCCAATACGGATAACTAAAAGAAGTCATCTCCATCTTCATGGCAAGCCAAGTCATGTCAAGAGCCTTCAAAAAG ATTTCTCCAGCAGTCCTGTTGACGCCAACTCAAAGAAGTTGgatgtaaacaaagaaaacaagtaTCCGGGTTCTCCTGCAAACCATGACGCCCAAACCCCGGTGGACAAGGAGTCCGACCCGCCTTCGAGCCGCTCCGACAACGATCTGGAGGACGGGGAGATCTTAAGCGAAAGTGACGAGGCGGCCGGAGGTTCTCCTGTTCCTGCAACCAAGAGGGCGAAGTTAGCCCCACCCGTCGGAAACAAACCAAGTCCTAAGAATTTGTTGAAGAGGAAGTCTGAAGCCAAGAGTGTCGCCATTAAAGAAACGCCGGGCGTGTCAACGCGAAGCCCAAAGAGTCGCTTTAAAACAGTTTGTCCCGCGGCAAGCAAAGCCTCTTTTTCCAGCACAGAGGAAGTAATGGGGACATTCAAGGCCGTTCGTGCTGAGATCCGGAAAAAGTACATGAAGCTCCACAAAACCTTCCCCAAGAAGAGCTTCTACGGCGTGATGGAGAATTTCCAGGAGTCTTTTTTAGAGTTTGTTGATGGCGCTCATTTCGGCCAAATATGCGGTAAGGCAGAGGAGCTGAAGTCCAACCTGAAGAAACTGATCGCATCCGTGTTCGGCAACGTATCGAACAACGGCATCGTGAAACGCATCTTTGAACAGCAAGCGGTCGACCTGAAGCAAAAGCTGTGGGACTTTGTAGATGTCCAATTGGACTACTTGTTTAAGCACATTCACATGACCCTGAAGAGCCTTTGCAAACCAGCAAGAGCTCAACCTGAGGACGACAGAACCAGTGGAAACGAGAAAGTGTCCCGACAGCCTCCCGCAAAAAGGCCTCAGTGTCAACAAGCGGAGGCAAAGTTGGCTTCGGCCAGCATGCATCGAACGCGCCCCGGTGCTGTCGTGCCGTACAAAACCGGCCTTGGAAGCAGAGGAAAAGACATCCGAATCCCACGTATTGAAAGAGACAGAAGGGTTGACCCACGCCCCACGAGTAACCCAGATACACAAACCGTGGCCGCCTTCCTCCCACCGAAAAACATCCATTCAACTCCAGAGAAAAAGAGCAACGTGCCGTCGTTGGTCGCCTCCCAGAATGGCTCTTTGCTCGACAAAACCGACTTTGAGCTTCTCACGGAGCAGCAAGCCTCCAGTTTAACGTTCAACCTGGTGAGGGACACTCAAATGGGGGAAATCTTCAAGTGTCTCCTGCAAGGGTCCGACCTGCTCGAAACCGGCGGCATCGCTGGGGACGGCACGGCCTGGGCCCTCGGTACGCCGAGGAAGGACGGGGAGAGGCTCATCGGCATCACCACGCCAACTAAGTTTGACTCTCCGTCCAAACTGCTGTCCCCAATCAAATTCGATACGCCCTCAAAGCTCATCGCGACGTGGGCCAGCATCTCCCCCCGCAGGCTAGTGTCCCCGCGATCCAGAGGCCGGATCCAGCTGAATCCGGCTTTATTCGATGAAAGCTGCATGTTGGAGGTGCCGTCGGTGAGCCGGGCGTCACTGCAGTCGTGCTCGGCCGCACAGAGGACCTACTCCATTCTCGCCGAAGACCTGGCCGTCTCCCTCACCATTCCGTCGCCGCTCAAGTCCGACAGCCACCTCAGCTTCCTGCAGCCGTCGAGCATGCGCCTCATGTCCACCCCGGACAGCGTCATCAGCGCTCACATCagcgaggacgctctgctggaCGGGGAGGACGCGTCGGAGCAGGACATTCACCTGGCCCTCGACACCGACAactccagctgctgctccagcagaagcagcaggagcagcagcagcagcagcgaggtGCTCGCCACGCCTTTCGTGTTCAAGCCCGAACTGCCCATGCAGGCGCTGGTGATGGAGAAGTCCAACGATCACTTCATCGTGAAGATTCGGAAGGCGACCACCGGCGCAGACACCACGCTCACTGCGGACGACAGCTTAAATGGGACACTAACGGAAGAAGGCCACGGAGGAGACGACGCGGGAGCCAAAGACGACGGCGGTCTGTTTTGGGGCGGTCAGGCTGTCGCCGACGCGGATGTCACATTAACAGAAGAGTCACTCCACGAAAAAGATTCATCAACTCGACAGCATACCTCTGAGGATTCACAGAAACGGACAAATCCGCCCAAAGCTACGTCAGACAACCGGTTACACAACGGTTTTCAAAGCCCCGATCATTTCTCTGGCCGGGTGAGCCGGGCGGCCAGCAGAGAAGAGATCGCAGTCACCGCCGGCGAGAACGCGAGGCGCAGAGAAGATGCGACGACTCGACCAGGACCCTCGAAAGCTTTTTCGTCGAAGCGTCGGGAAAGGATGAGTGGCTCCGAAAGCGCGTCGGATAACAGTCCGCGTGGACCAGCCGGAGGCTTGGAAACAAATCGGGGGAGCCAGGTGTCGCCGTCGCATGCTTCGGGCTCTGAGGGGGATGAAGCGGCGGGGAGAAGCGACAAAGGTAGAAAACTGAGGAGGCGCCAAGAGAACTCGAGATCCAAgcggttcaggaaggaggaggaggaggacgcggAGGAGGTGGTCGTGTCCGACTGCAAGAGAGACGGCGGTGAATCCAAGTCCTCCCCGGCATCGCTGTCCCCCAACAGTCTCTCTGCCAAGAACGTGGTCTGGAAGAAGGGCGAGGTGGTGGTGGCGTGGACCAG AGATGAAGATCGAGCCATTCTCATCGACCTGAAGATCAAAGGTGCCTCGCGTGAGACTTTCTCTGGCTTGTCAGAGAAACTCAATAAGCCATCGGAGCAG ATCGCTTACCGGTTTAACCAGCTCATGAAGCTTTTTAagaagcaggagaagatggACCCGTGA
- the cx52.6 gene encoding connexin 52.6: MGDWNLLGSILEEVHIHSTIVGKIWLTILFIFRMLVLGVAAEDVWDDEQSEFVCNTEQPGCKNVCYDQAFPISLIRYWVLQIIFVSSPSLVYMGHALFRLRTIEKERHRKKALLKAELEGTDPVQEDHKRIERELRKLDELKKVRKAPLRGSLLRTYVFHILTRSVVEVGFIIGQCALYGIGLSPLYKCERLPCPNSVDCFVSRPTEKNIFMVFMLVIAGVSLFLNLLEIFHLGVKNIKQSLYGYKYGDDDSVYRSKKNSMVQQVCMLANSSPQRLMHFTQVSCPAASDAHRQHLDLAAAGNRKPLCSSDESNGPHAAGRPQYAGPRPTLMGGHMEIPTALRNAQRKQSKVSACKELSDMSDSPESDYLPTARKCSFMSRGLSESMLTSTSDSGNSQSGSDVEAQHFNQGESLAVTPPPPSSGRRVSMSMILELSSIMKK; encoded by the exons ATGGGGGATTGGAACTTATTAGGGAGCATTTTAGAAGAGGTCCACATTCACTCCACCATCGTGGGAAAGATCTGGCTCACCATCCTCTTCATTTTCCGCATGCTCGTGCTCGGCGTGGCCGCCGAGGACGTGTGGGACGACGAGCAGAGCGAGTTCGTCTGCAACACGGAGCAGCCCGGCTGCAAGAACGTCTGCTACGACCAGGCGTTCCCCATCTCCCTCATCCGCTACTGGGTGCTGCAGATCATCTTCGTGTCCTCCCCGTCGCTGGTCTACATGGGGCACGCGTTGTTCCGCTTGAGGACCATCGAGAAGGAGCGGCACAGGAAGAAAGCCTTGCTGAAAGCCGAGCTGGAGGGGACGGACCCCGTCCAGGAGGACCACAAGAGGATCGAGCGGGAGCTCAGGAAGCTGGACGAGCTGAAGAAAGTGAGGAAGGCTCCCCTGAGGGGCTCGTTGCTGCGCACGTACGTTTTCCATATCTTAACCAGGTCCGTGGTGGAGGTGGGTTTCATTATAGGCCAGTGCGCTCTGTACGGCATTGGACTGTCTCCTCTGTACAAATGCGAGAGGTTGCCTTGCCCCAACAGTGTGGATTGCTTTGTGTCGCGGCCCACCGAGAAGAACATCTTCATGGTTTTCATGCTGGTCATTGCCGGAGTCTCTTTGTTCCTCAACCTCCTGGAGATCTTCCACCTGGGGGTGAAGAACATCAAGCAAAGCTTGTACGGATACAAGTACGGGGACGACGACAGCGTGTACAGGTCGAAGAAGAACTCCATGGTGCAGCAGGTCTGCATGCTCGCCAACTCCTCGCCACAGAGGTTGATGCACTTCACGCAGGTGTCCTGCCCCGCCGCGTCGGATGCTCACAGGCAGCATTTGGATCTGGCTGCCGCGGGCAACCGGAAGCCCTTGTGCAGCAGCGACGAGTCGAACGGACCTCACGCCGCGGGCCGGCCGCAGTACGCGGGGCCTCGGCCCACGCTGATGGGCGGCCACATGGAGATCCCGACCGCCCTGAGGAACGCGCAGAGGAAGCAGAGCAAGGTGAGCGCTTGCAAGGAGCTCAGCGACATGAGCGATTCACCGGAGAGCGACTACCTCCCCACAGCCAGGAAGTGCAGCTTCATGTCCCGGGGACTGTCGGAGAGCATGCTGACCAGTACGTCCGACAGCGGCAACTCCCAGAGCGGATCGGACGTCGAGGCCCAGCACTTCAACCAGGGGGAGAGTCTGGCGGTGACCCCGCCGCCTCCATCGAGCGGGAGGAGGGTGTCCATG aGCATGATTCTGGAGCTGTCCTCTATCATGAAGAAATAA